Proteins found in one Bartonella krasnovii genomic segment:
- the gcvP gene encoding aminomethyl-transferring glycine dehydrogenase — translation MIERSFSSRHIGLRPDETQKMLDVLELDSVDALISQAVPNSIHLGRSLNLPKAASESQALEELSKMMGRNCVHKSFIGQGYHGTFVPPVILRNLFENPAWYTAYTPYQAEISQGRLELLFYFQTLISELTGLPVAAASLLDEATALAEANALAFRFAREKKTKISLQSLLHPQTLSVVQTRAETQGIRISSEKEICSDTAAIVLSWPDTKGSFHDYSEVIKEAKEKGALVIVVADPLALTLMEAPAKWGADIVVGSMQRYGVPMGFGGPHAGYLAVSDALTRLIPGRIVGQSVDTEGRVGFRLALQTREQHIRRDKATSNICTAQALLANMATAYAVWHGPKGLQEIAQRIHHLTCRFVAGLEAVGVSCEGESFFDCVSIVVTGKAREIAHQAKMGGRLVRVLDDDTIAINFDELSTEEDAAALAQLWGAQLVDQVSPRLFGQRRDATFLSQPFFHAVHSETDMMRLLRRLADKDLALDRAMISLGSCTMKLNAAAELMPVSWASMANIHPFVSQEDAVGYLEMINQLNAWLCEITGFAQVSFQPNSGAQGEYAGLLAIRRYYHSRGEYQRTVCLIPASAHGTNPASAHMAGMEVVVVKCLSDGDVDVDDLKMKAQLHKDKLAALMITYPSTHGVYEENIKEICSIIHKNGGQVYFDGANLNALVGLARPADIGADVCHMNLHKTFAIPHGGGGPGMGPIGVAAHLKPFLPGHEQDGTTHAVSAAPYGSASILAITWMYIRMMGADGLKYATQIAILNANYIAARLSSVYSILYRGKHGRVAHECIVDTRLLKDQYGVSVDDIAKRLIDYGFHAPTMSFPVPGTLMIEPTESEPKAEIDRFCDALLSIAEEAKKVGDGVWPKDNNPLVNAPHTVADTLDDAWARPYSRQEAAFPNSSLDPASKYWAPVSRIDNVAGDRMLICSCPPLRNTY, via the coding sequence ATGATCGAGCGTTCTTTTTCTTCTCGACATATTGGGCTGCGTCCTGATGAAACACAAAAAATGCTTGATGTTTTAGAGCTCGATAGTGTTGATGCACTCATTTCTCAAGCGGTTCCTAATTCTATTCATTTGGGACGTTCACTGAACCTTCCCAAGGCAGCGAGTGAGAGCCAAGCCTTGGAAGAACTCTCCAAAATGATGGGGCGTAATTGTGTGCACAAAAGCTTTATTGGGCAAGGATATCATGGAACATTTGTGCCTCCGGTTATTTTACGAAATCTGTTTGAAAATCCCGCTTGGTATACCGCTTATACGCCGTATCAAGCAGAAATTAGCCAAGGTCGTTTAGAACTTCTGTTTTATTTTCAGACATTGATTAGTGAACTGACAGGTTTGCCTGTTGCTGCTGCTTCTCTTCTTGATGAAGCAACCGCTTTAGCGGAAGCCAATGCTCTTGCTTTTCGTTTTGCGCGGGAGAAAAAAACAAAAATTTCTCTTCAGAGTCTTTTGCATCCTCAGACTTTGAGTGTTGTGCAAACGCGTGCTGAAACACAAGGCATTCGGATCAGCTCTGAGAAAGAAATTTGTTCTGATACAGCGGCAATTGTTCTCTCTTGGCCTGATACAAAAGGTTCTTTTCATGATTATAGTGAGGTCATAAAAGAGGCAAAGGAAAAAGGAGCGCTGGTTATCGTTGTGGCTGATCCTTTAGCGCTTACACTTATGGAAGCACCAGCAAAATGGGGCGCTGATATTGTTGTCGGTTCGATGCAGCGTTATGGGGTTCCAATGGGGTTTGGTGGTCCCCATGCAGGCTACCTTGCGGTGAGTGATGCACTCACACGCCTTATTCCAGGGCGTATAGTGGGGCAATCCGTGGATACAGAAGGGCGCGTTGGTTTCCGTTTAGCTTTGCAAACACGTGAACAACATATTCGGCGTGATAAAGCGACGTCAAATATTTGTACGGCTCAGGCTTTGTTGGCTAATATGGCAACCGCTTATGCTGTTTGGCATGGGCCAAAAGGTTTACAAGAAATTGCGCAGCGGATTCATCATTTAACATGTCGTTTTGTTGCTGGTTTAGAGGCTGTTGGTGTTTCTTGTGAAGGTGAGTCTTTTTTTGATTGTGTCAGCATTGTTGTAACGGGAAAAGCGAGAGAAATTGCGCATCAAGCTAAGATGGGTGGACGTCTTGTTCGTGTTCTCGATGATGATACCATTGCAATCAATTTTGATGAATTGTCGACAGAAGAAGATGCCGCTGCTCTAGCACAGCTTTGGGGTGCGCAACTCGTTGATCAAGTTTCTCCAAGACTCTTTGGTCAAAGGCGGGATGCTACTTTTCTTTCTCAACCCTTTTTTCATGCGGTTCATTCAGAGACAGATATGATGCGCTTATTGCGTCGTTTAGCGGATAAGGATTTGGCGTTGGATCGGGCGATGATCTCTCTTGGGTCTTGTACAATGAAGCTGAATGCGGCAGCTGAATTAATGCCGGTGAGTTGGGCGAGCATGGCCAATATACACCCTTTTGTTTCACAAGAGGATGCGGTGGGTTATTTGGAGATGATCAATCAGTTAAATGCGTGGTTGTGTGAAATTACAGGATTTGCGCAAGTTTCTTTTCAGCCAAATTCTGGTGCTCAAGGTGAATATGCGGGGCTTTTAGCAATCCGCCGCTATTACCACTCACGGGGAGAATATCAACGGACAGTTTGTCTTATTCCGGCCTCTGCACACGGGACCAATCCAGCTTCGGCGCATATGGCGGGCATGGAAGTTGTTGTCGTAAAATGTTTAAGCGATGGCGATGTTGATGTGGATGATCTCAAAATGAAAGCGCAATTGCATAAGGATAAATTGGCCGCTCTCATGATTACTTATCCTTCAACCCATGGGGTTTATGAGGAAAACATTAAGGAAATTTGTTCTATTATTCATAAAAATGGCGGACAAGTTTATTTTGATGGTGCTAATCTCAATGCACTTGTGGGGCTTGCGCGCCCTGCAGATATCGGTGCTGATGTGTGTCATATGAATCTGCATAAAACATTTGCCATTCCTCATGGGGGGGGGGGGCCTGGGATGGGGCCAATTGGGGTTGCAGCGCATCTCAAACCATTTTTACCAGGACATGAACAAGATGGTACAACCCATGCGGTTTCAGCAGCGCCTTATGGAAGCGCATCTATTCTTGCCATTACGTGGATGTATATTCGAATGATGGGTGCTGATGGCTTAAAATATGCAACACAAATCGCTATTTTAAATGCTAATTATATTGCTGCACGTCTTTCATCCGTTTATTCTATTCTTTATCGAGGAAAACACGGACGTGTTGCTCATGAATGTATTGTGGATACACGCCTGTTGAAAGATCAGTATGGGGTGAGTGTTGATGATATTGCAAAGCGTCTCATTGATTATGGATTCCACGCGCCCACAATGTCGTTTCCTGTTCCAGGAACTTTGATGATTGAGCCAACGGAGTCAGAACCAAAAGCAGAAATTGATCGTTTTTGTGATGCATTACTCTCGATTGCTGAAGAAGCGAAGAAAGTTGGGGATGGGGTCTGGCCAAAAGACAATAATCCATTGGTGAATGCCCCTCATACAGTTGCAGATACTCTAGATGATGCTTGGGCGAGACCCTATTCGCGACAAGAAGCTGCTTTTCCCAATAGTTCACTCGATCCAGCCAGCAAATATTGGGCTCCTGTATCGCGGATTGATAATGTTGCAGGAGATAGAATGCTTATTTGTTCGTGTCCACCCTTGAGAAATACTTACTAA
- the gcvH gene encoding glycine cleavage system protein GcvH: protein MSKTYFTQDHEWLSVEGKTVTVGVTHYAQEQLGDLVFVDLPQSGTKLSKGEAAAVVESVKAASDVYSPLDGEVVEVNEALADNPELVNQKAETEGWLWKMTLQDETQLEGLLDEDAYKVLIG, encoded by the coding sequence ATGTCTAAAACTTATTTTACACAAGACCACGAATGGCTTAGTGTTGAAGGAAAAACGGTGACTGTTGGGGTTACACATTATGCGCAAGAACAATTAGGCGACTTGGTTTTTGTTGATTTACCACAAAGTGGAACAAAACTTTCCAAAGGAGAAGCGGCGGCTGTTGTGGAATCCGTTAAAGCAGCTTCAGATGTTTATTCTCCTCTTGATGGTGAAGTGGTCGAAGTCAATGAAGCACTGGCTGATAATCCTGAACTGGTCAATCAGAAAGCTGAAACAGAAGGCTGGTTATGGAAAATGACATTGCAGGATGAAACACAACTGGAAGGGTTGTTGGATGAAGATGCTTATAAGGTTCTGATTGGATGA
- a CDS encoding type III PLP-dependent enzyme: protein MVTQRIRDFLATHRSEGPCLIVDLDVVRENYLNFEKALPQSRIFYAIKANPAPEILHLLTSLGSSFDAASVAEIEMALEAGATPDRISFGNTIKKECDIARAYALGISLYAVDCVEEVEKVARAAPGVCVFCRVLTDGKGADWPLSRKFGCAPAMAVDVLRRAHQLGLKAYGVSFHVGSQQTDLDAWDRALSDAATVFKHLEQEGISLKLVNMGGGFPTRYLKDVPSEQTYGMAVFDSLKKYFGNRIPETIIEPGRAMVGNAGVIRTEVVLISKKADNDNVRWVYLDVGKFNGLTETMDEAIRYPIETPHDDKVMEPCILAGPTCDSVDVLYEKTPYPLPLSLTIGDKILIHGTGAYTATYASVAFNGFEPLRSYVI, encoded by the coding sequence ATGGTAACGCAACGTATTCGTGATTTTCTTGCAACACATCGTTCTGAAGGTCCATGCTTAATTGTTGACTTGGATGTTGTTCGCGAAAACTATTTAAATTTTGAAAAAGCTCTTCCACAGTCTCGTATTTTTTATGCAATAAAGGCAAATCCAGCTCCTGAGATTTTGCATTTGCTTACCTCCTTAGGATCATCTTTTGATGCGGCTTCTGTTGCAGAAATTGAAATGGCTTTAGAAGCAGGAGCAACTCCTGATCGTATTTCTTTTGGGAACACGATAAAAAAAGAGTGCGATATTGCCCGTGCATATGCGCTTGGCATTTCACTTTATGCTGTTGATTGTGTTGAAGAAGTTGAAAAAGTTGCGCGCGCTGCTCCAGGAGTTTGCGTGTTTTGCCGTGTTCTTACCGATGGAAAAGGTGCAGATTGGCCTTTGTCACGTAAGTTTGGTTGTGCTCCTGCTATGGCTGTTGATGTATTACGTCGAGCACATCAATTGGGTTTAAAGGCATATGGTGTTTCTTTTCATGTGGGATCTCAACAAACAGATCTTGATGCGTGGGATCGTGCTTTATCGGATGCGGCTACAGTTTTTAAGCATTTGGAGCAAGAAGGAATTTCGTTGAAATTGGTGAATATGGGTGGTGGTTTTCCAACACGTTATTTAAAAGATGTTCCTAGCGAGCAAACTTATGGTATGGCTGTTTTTGATTCGTTAAAAAAATATTTTGGCAATCGTATTCCTGAAACGATCATTGAACCAGGGCGTGCTATGGTTGGTAATGCTGGTGTTATTCGCACAGAAGTTGTTTTGATATCCAAAAAAGCTGACAATGATAATGTCCGATGGGTTTATCTTGATGTTGGAAAATTTAACGGTCTTACTGAAACTATGGATGAAGCAATTCGCTATCCTATTGAAACCCCTCATGATGATAAGGTTATGGAGCCTTGTATTTTGGCTGGACCAACATGTGATTCAGTAGATGTTCTCTATGAAAAAACACCCTATCCGCTTCCTTTATCTCTAACAATAGGAGATAAGATATTGATTCATGGAACGGGTGCTTACACAGCAACTTACGCGTCTGTTGCCTTTAATGGGTTTGAGCCTTTACGATCGTATGTGATCTAA
- a CDS encoding DHA2 family efflux MFS transporter permease subunit, translated as MTPSIPKPIQSQERIEIRNIVIFIVMAFGMFMAILDIQIVASSLAEVQAGLAASSEEISWVQTSYLIAEVIMLPLSGFLGRLLSTRVFFTISAIGFTVTSILCATAASIGEMIIYRALQGFIGGGIIPSVFVASYVLFPPSKRPVVVPIVGLVATLAPTIGPTVGGYLCHLLSWHWLFLINVPFGIIISILAWKLINFDKANPTLMAKFDWLGLISMAVFLGTLEYVLEEGARHDWLNDRLIRNLFIIMILSAILFFWRAFTAKEPIVDLTAFSNFNFSAASIFSFSLGIGLYGLTYLYPVYLSQIRQYDALMIGETLFLSGFVMLLTAPLAGYLSARIDARLMMAIGLFGFAIGTWMASSITDNWDFWQLFWPQVFRGASVMLCMVPVNNIALGTLPPERMQNASGLFNLTRNLGGAVGLAIISTLMTKRTDFHYGRIAETLNYANRQATEMLSKLSLFFKTETFDSYTLALSQLSGIARIQAMIMALSDIFFIITIIFGFLTLMTIFLKKIPPLTDSPPSH; from the coding sequence ATGACACCTTCCATACCAAAGCCTATACAGTCTCAAGAGCGCATAGAAATCCGTAACATTGTAATTTTCATCGTTATGGCCTTTGGCATGTTTATGGCTATTTTGGATATCCAAATCGTTGCCTCTTCTTTAGCTGAAGTTCAAGCGGGTCTTGCTGCAAGCTCTGAAGAAATTTCATGGGTTCAAACCTCCTATCTCATCGCTGAAGTCATCATGTTACCTCTTTCTGGCTTCTTAGGAAGATTGCTTTCAACACGCGTTTTCTTTACGATCTCGGCGATTGGATTTACGGTTACCTCTATTCTTTGTGCAACAGCAGCATCCATTGGAGAGATGATTATCTACCGTGCATTGCAAGGTTTTATTGGTGGCGGAATTATCCCAAGCGTTTTTGTCGCCTCTTATGTTCTTTTTCCTCCTTCCAAACGTCCAGTTGTCGTCCCTATTGTTGGACTCGTCGCAACACTCGCCCCCACGATTGGTCCAACGGTCGGCGGTTACCTCTGTCATCTCTTATCATGGCACTGGCTTTTTCTCATCAATGTGCCTTTTGGAATTATTATTTCAATTCTCGCGTGGAAATTGATTAATTTTGATAAAGCAAACCCAACTCTCATGGCTAAATTTGATTGGTTGGGACTCATTTCTATGGCTGTTTTTCTAGGAACTTTAGAGTATGTACTAGAAGAAGGGGCACGACATGATTGGTTAAATGATAGGCTGATTCGGAACTTATTCATTATCATGATCTTGTCTGCCATCCTCTTCTTCTGGCGCGCTTTTACGGCAAAAGAGCCTATTGTTGATCTTACGGCTTTTTCTAATTTTAATTTTTCTGCTGCATCCATTTTTTCCTTTTCTTTGGGAATAGGTCTTTATGGACTCACATATCTTTATCCTGTCTATTTGAGCCAAATCCGCCAGTATGATGCTCTCATGATTGGAGAAACATTGTTTCTTTCAGGATTCGTCATGCTATTAACCGCTCCCCTTGCAGGATATCTTTCTGCACGAATAGATGCACGTTTGATGATGGCGATAGGACTTTTTGGCTTTGCAATAGGAACTTGGATGGCTAGTTCTATCACAGACAACTGGGATTTTTGGCAACTCTTTTGGCCACAAGTTTTCCGTGGTGCTTCTGTAATGTTATGTATGGTTCCTGTTAATAACATTGCCTTGGGAACACTTCCGCCAGAACGCATGCAAAATGCTTCTGGACTTTTTAATCTCACACGGAATCTGGGGGGAGCTGTAGGGCTTGCCATTATCAGCACTCTCATGACAAAACGTACAGACTTCCATTACGGACGAATAGCCGAAACACTCAATTACGCAAATAGACAAGCAACTGAAATGCTTTCAAAACTTTCTTTATTCTTCAAAACAGAAACCTTTGATTCGTATACACTCGCTCTTTCTCAACTATCTGGTATAGCGCGCATCCAAGCAATGATTATGGCTTTGAGTGATATTTTCTTTATCATAACCATCATCTTTGGTTTTTTGACATTGATGACCATTTTTCTCAAAAAAATACCACCCCTCACTGATTCTCCACCAAGCCACTAA
- the eda gene encoding bifunctional 4-hydroxy-2-oxoglutarate aldolase/2-dehydro-3-deoxy-phosphogluconate aldolase, which yields MCQKRETLLLYLQGQIVIPVLTIDNLQSAVPLARALVKGGLKTIEITLRTLDALQAIKTITQEVPEAIVGAGTVLNTTHYEQAERAGAKFIVSPGLSNELINCAKNSEIPLLPGAMTPSELMQALDKGYSYLKFFPAKAAGGLTFIQALASPFAEIFFCPTGGITQTSATQWLQLPNVFCVGGSWIAPQKLIAIKDWDSISALAHTASQLSSHPTKARSTT from the coding sequence ATGTGTCAAAAAAGAGAAACCCTTTTATTATATCTTCAAGGACAAATCGTTATACCTGTTTTGACCATCGACAATTTACAAAGTGCTGTACCTTTAGCACGTGCTCTTGTCAAAGGCGGATTAAAAACAATTGAGATCACTTTGCGAACACTAGACGCTCTCCAAGCAATTAAGACAATTACACAAGAAGTTCCTGAAGCAATTGTTGGAGCCGGAACAGTCCTTAACACAACGCACTACGAACAAGCCGAACGAGCTGGAGCAAAATTTATCGTAAGCCCTGGATTATCCAACGAATTAATCAATTGTGCAAAAAATAGTGAAATTCCCCTTCTTCCTGGTGCAATGACCCCAAGTGAACTCATGCAAGCATTAGACAAAGGCTATTCATATCTTAAATTTTTTCCTGCCAAAGCTGCTGGAGGTCTTACCTTCATCCAAGCGTTAGCCTCTCCTTTCGCTGAAATCTTCTTTTGTCCTACAGGCGGTATAACACAAACAAGTGCAACACAATGGCTTCAACTTCCTAACGTCTTCTGCGTTGGCGGTTCTTGGATAGCGCCTCAAAAACTCATCGCTATAAAAGATTGGGATTCGATCAGTGCATTAGCGCATACTGCATCACAACTTTCCTCTCACCCTACAAAAGCGCGCTCTACAACATGA
- a CDS encoding rhodanese-related sulfurtransferase, protein MEKNFKVAALYCFADLKHYRQLQKPLQDLCQAKDIKGTLLLAQEGINGTVAGSCEAIEALVGFITAEPAFQTPEIKYSWASKMPFHRMKVRLKKEIVTMGVEGVDPLKVVGTYVEPEDWNALIQDEETILIDTRNDYEYAIGSFQGAIDPQIKTFREFPEWVRQHEADLKKKKKIAMFCTGGIRCEKSTAYVRELGYEQVYHLKGGILKYLEKVPKEESLWWGECFVFDERVSVQHGLEECGRELCRACRSPLNAESKLSPHYEEGVSCEACYNTRSEADRERFRERHRQFQLLKLRAIDAHQGI, encoded by the coding sequence ATGGAAAAGAATTTTAAAGTTGCTGCACTTTATTGCTTTGCAGATTTGAAGCATTATCGTCAATTACAAAAGCCTTTGCAGGATTTATGTCAAGCAAAGGATATCAAAGGAACTCTCCTTTTAGCACAAGAGGGAATTAATGGCACTGTTGCAGGTTCTTGTGAAGCGATTGAGGCATTGGTCGGTTTTATTACGGCTGAGCCAGCGTTTCAAACGCCGGAGATTAAATATTCATGGGCATCGAAAATGCCTTTTCATCGCATGAAAGTGCGGTTGAAAAAAGAAATTGTGACAATGGGGGTTGAAGGGGTTGACCCGCTAAAAGTTGTTGGGACTTATGTGGAGCCTGAAGATTGGAATGCTCTTATTCAAGATGAAGAGACAATTTTGATCGATACCCGTAATGATTATGAATATGCAATTGGGAGTTTTCAAGGAGCGATTGATCCACAGATTAAAACATTTCGCGAATTTCCTGAATGGGTGCGTCAACATGAAGCTGATTTGAAGAAAAAAAAGAAAATTGCTATGTTTTGTACAGGCGGTATTCGTTGTGAAAAATCAACAGCGTATGTTCGTGAACTTGGTTATGAGCAAGTGTACCATTTAAAGGGAGGAATTCTGAAATATTTGGAAAAAGTCCCCAAAGAGGAAAGTTTATGGTGGGGAGAATGCTTTGTTTTTGATGAGCGGGTTTCTGTTCAACATGGTCTTGAAGAATGCGGACGCGAACTCTGTCGCGCGTGTCGTTCTCCTTTGAATGCTGAAAGCAAATTATCGCCTCATTATGAGGAAGGTGTTTCTTGTGAGGCTTGTTATAATACGCGTAGTGAAGCGGATAGAGAGCGTTTTCGTGAACGCCATAGGCAATTCCAATTGTTGAAGTTGCGTGCAATTGATGCTCATCAAGGGATATAA
- the alr gene encoding alanine racemase yields the protein MNKSVNDEINTHLYAAVATIDVSAIVANYIALAKRVAPTQCSAVVKANAYGLGAHKIAPALYQAGCRTFFVAQIREALLLKSILPSDVTLALLNGLPHLAEEFVAQSGIVPVLNSWNAIEVWQNICKKKDKKFPAIVQIDTHMNRLGLDQKELQKLIKHPTIFENADIKYILSHLANGEDDTHPSNYTQLTSFKTALAQLPPCKVSFANSGGIFLGSDFYFDLVRPGIALYGIDPSGKHPSLLKPVLKLEAQVIQNRVVGAKAPVGYGESFITNRPSTLATISIGYADGWLRTLSNKGAVYFNGHKLPMVGRVSMDSIIVDTTDLDQKPQTGDWVELIGPHQTLEKVSLDANTLPNEILTSLGSRYKYIYT from the coding sequence ATGAACAAATCCGTTAATGATGAAATAAACACACACCTCTATGCAGCTGTCGCAACCATTGATGTCAGTGCCATTGTGGCCAATTATATCGCTTTAGCCAAACGTGTGGCGCCAACACAATGTTCAGCCGTTGTGAAAGCAAATGCCTATGGGCTCGGTGCTCACAAAATTGCTCCGGCTCTTTATCAAGCGGGTTGTCGTACTTTTTTTGTCGCTCAAATCAGAGAAGCATTGCTCTTAAAAAGCATTTTACCATCAGATGTCACGCTTGCTCTTCTGAATGGACTACCACATTTAGCAGAAGAGTTTGTTGCACAATCTGGTATTGTTCCGGTTCTAAACTCTTGGAATGCCATTGAAGTTTGGCAAAATATTTGTAAAAAAAAGGATAAAAAATTTCCAGCAATTGTTCAAATCGATACCCATATGAACCGATTAGGACTTGATCAAAAAGAATTACAAAAACTCATCAAACATCCTACAATTTTTGAAAATGCAGACATAAAATATATTCTCAGTCACCTTGCTAATGGAGAAGATGATACTCACCCATCAAATTATACCCAATTAACTTCTTTCAAAACTGCTCTCGCACAACTGCCCCCTTGTAAAGTTTCTTTTGCAAATTCTGGAGGGATTTTTTTAGGCTCAGATTTTTATTTTGACCTCGTTCGCCCCGGTATTGCACTTTATGGAATCGACCCTTCAGGAAAACACCCATCTCTTCTAAAACCTGTTTTAAAACTTGAAGCCCAAGTTATTCAAAACCGTGTTGTTGGTGCAAAAGCACCTGTTGGTTATGGAGAAAGCTTTATAACCAACAGACCAAGCACTCTTGCAACCATTTCTATTGGCTATGCAGACGGCTGGCTCCGTACTCTTTCGAATAAAGGAGCTGTTTATTTCAATGGACACAAACTGCCCATGGTTGGGCGCGTTTCTATGGATTCCATTATTGTAGATACAACCGATCTTGATCAAAAACCTCAAACAGGTGACTGGGTAGAACTGATTGGTCCTCATCAAACACTTGAAAAAGTATCTCTCGATGCCAACACCCTTCCCAATGAAATTCTAACATCTCTTGGATCACGCTATAAGTACATTTACACCTAA
- a CDS encoding ferredoxin--NADP reductase, with the protein MNTSATSVPSNSGSVASDFPIPENVFALTVQEVYHYTDRLFKFRLNRPESFRFRSGEFVMIGLPNAKKPIYRAYSIASPFWDEQLEFFSIKVPGGPLTEHLQKIKIGDTVLMRKKPTGTLVLDALIPGKRLYLFSTGTGVAPFASLIRDPDTYEKFSEVILIQTTREKNELTYAKELVCSLQQDPLIGAYAQQLKFYPMTTREPSEHMGRITTVMESGAFFETTGLPKISPDEDRVMICGSMAMLKDCARMCEGFGLVEGANNAPATYVVERAFVG; encoded by the coding sequence ATGAATACGTCTGCTACCAGTGTTCCATCAAACAGCGGCAGCGTTGCTTCAGATTTTCCGATTCCTGAGAATGTATTCGCTCTGACTGTTCAAGAAGTTTATCATTATACGGATCGTTTGTTTAAATTCCGCTTAAATCGTCCGGAGAGTTTTCGTTTTCGTTCGGGTGAATTTGTTATGATTGGTTTGCCAAATGCAAAAAAGCCGATTTATCGCGCTTATTCGATTGCAAGTCCCTTTTGGGATGAACAGCTTGAGTTTTTTTCGATAAAAGTTCCAGGAGGGCCATTAACCGAGCATCTGCAAAAAATTAAAATTGGTGATACAGTGCTTATGCGTAAAAAACCTACAGGAACGTTGGTTCTTGATGCTCTTATTCCTGGAAAACGTCTTTATCTTTTTTCAACTGGTACGGGGGTTGCTCCTTTTGCAAGCCTTATTCGTGATCCTGATACTTATGAAAAATTTTCAGAAGTTATTCTTATTCAAACAACACGTGAAAAGAATGAGTTAACTTATGCAAAAGAGCTTGTTTGCTCTTTGCAACAAGATCCGCTAATTGGGGCATATGCGCAACAGTTGAAATTTTATCCTATGACTACGCGTGAACCTTCTGAGCATATGGGACGTATTACGACTGTTATGGAGAGCGGTGCTTTTTTTGAAACGACTGGTTTACCGAAAATTTCTCCTGATGAAGATCGGGTGATGATTTGTGGCTCTATGGCAATGTTAAAAGATTGCGCAAGGATGTGTGAAGGTTTTGGTCTTGTTGAAGGGGCAAATAATGCTCCCGCGACTTATGTTGTAGAGCGCGCTTTTGTAGGGTAA
- a CDS encoding GNAT family N-acetyltransferase, producing MNMINFQTKNGACFKLLLEQEADKPYREILLDATMGRGRKRKSSEALRRGRLAAQGLSFVVKNALGELVGSVRLWHVSFLKEKNETQHALLLGPLAVAAECAGMGIGSILVRHAIETAKKLGYGAILLVGDFEFYQRFGFSNCLTENLAMPGPYEKHRFQALELIPRYLSGCYGTLVASGECTVSRRFQHHKVA from the coding sequence ATGAATATGATTAATTTTCAAACAAAAAATGGGGCATGTTTTAAACTTTTATTGGAGCAAGAAGCAGATAAGCCTTATCGAGAAATTTTGCTTGATGCGACGATGGGGCGTGGACGTAAACGTAAGTCATCAGAGGCTTTACGTCGTGGCCGGTTAGCCGCTCAGGGGCTTTCTTTTGTGGTTAAAAACGCACTCGGTGAGCTTGTGGGGAGTGTCCGCCTTTGGCATGTATCTTTTTTAAAAGAAAAAAATGAAACACAACATGCTTTACTTTTGGGACCTTTGGCTGTTGCTGCTGAATGTGCTGGTATGGGAATAGGATCAATTTTAGTTCGCCATGCAATTGAAACAGCCAAAAAATTAGGATATGGCGCTATTTTATTGGTGGGAGATTTTGAATTTTATCAACGTTTTGGTTTTTCAAATTGCTTAACAGAAAATTTGGCAATGCCTGGTCCTTACGAAAAGCACCGTTTTCAAGCCTTGGAACTGATACCGCGCTATCTTTCTGGTTGTTATGGCACTTTGGTTGCTAGCGGAGAATGTACCGTTTCTAGGCGTTTTCAGCATCATAAAGTGGCTTGA